A segment of the Capnocytophaga sp. ARDL2 genome:
AATAGGTCGCTCCTACGGAGCGTTACCTACTCCTTTGTCCCGCCAAATAAGGGATACTTAATTATAAATTCTGAAAGAAATCATTTCCTTTATCGTCAGTGATGATGAATGCTGGGAAATCTTTCACTGTGATTTTTCTTACTGCTTCCATACCCAATTCTGGGAAATCTACCACTTCTACATGCAAAATATTTTCTTTTGCCAAAATCGCTGCAGGGCCTCCAATCGAACCTAAGTAAAATCCACCGTGTTTTGCACAAGCGTCTGTAACTTGTTGCGAACGGTTTCCTTTTGCCAACATAATTTTCGAACCTCCGTGTGCTTGGAACAAATCCACATAGCTGTCCATACGACCTGCGGTGGTAGGACCAAACGATCCCGACGGCATTCCTTCTGGAGTTTTTGCTGGTCCGGCATAATACACAGGATGATTTTTGAAATACTCTGGCATTGGCTCTCCTTTGTCGAGTATTTCTTTGATTTTTGCGTGAGCAATATCTCTGGCTACGATTACTGTACCGTTGAGTTTCAAGCGTGTTTTGATTGGATATTTGGTCAATTCTGCCAAAATTTGTTCCATCGGTTGATTCAAATTGATTTCTACCGGTTGCTCTAAATGCGGTGCAGTTTCTGGCAACAATCTCGCTGGATTAGTTTCCAATTGCTCTACAAATATTCCTTCTCCGGTAATTTTTCCTTTGATATTTCTATCAGCCGAACAAGAAACTCCCAATCCTACTGGACAAGAAGCCGCATGTCGAGGCAAACGAATTACTCGTACATCATGTACCAAATATTTTCCTCCAAACTCACTCCTACACCCGATTCTTGACAGATTTGCTGTACGCGTTTTTCCCACTCCAAATCTCTAAAGGCTCTACCACCCATAGTTCCTGTGGTTGGCAAATTGTCATAATATCCTGCCGATGCTTTTTTCACCACTGCCAAGTTTGCTTCTGCCGATGTACCTCCAATCACCAATGCCAAGTGATACGGCGGACAAGCAGCTGTACCCAAATCCATAATTTTTGCCTTGACAAAATCTTCCAAAGATTTGTCGTTTAGCAAAGATTTTGTCTGTTGATATAGGAAAGTTTTATTGGCAGAACCTCCTCCTTTTGCCAAAAATAAAAATTCGTATGTATTGCCTTCGTTGGCATAAATATCTATTTGTGCGGGAAGGTTTGACCCTGAGTTTTTTTCTTCAAACATCGAGATAGGCACAATCTGCGAATATCTCAAGTTTTTGTTGATGTAGGTGTTGTAAATTCCTTTTGACAAGGCTTCGGCATCATTTACACCTGTAAATACATTTTCACCCTTTTTTCCCATCACAATCGCCGTACCTGTATCTTGACAAGAAGGCAATTGTCCGTTGGCAGCTACTACGGCATTTTGCAATAAGTTATAGGCTACAAAACGGTCGTTGTCAGTAGCTTCTGGGTCGTCGATAATCATGCGAAGTTTTTCCAAATGCGAGGTACGCAACAAAAAAGAAACATCGGTCATGGCTGTTTCTGCTAACAGTTCCAACCCTTTCGGATCTACAACCAAGATTTCTCTATCTCCCATTTTTTCTTTTTTTACATATTCTGAAGTGATTTTTCTATACTGAGTATCATCTTTTTGCAAAGAAAATGGCTCTTCGTACATAAAGTCTGACATATTCTATTTTTTATTGTTGTTATCAACTACAAATGTAAGGATTTTTTGCTATAAAAAACATCAACTTCTGAAATCATGAAGTTGATGTTTTTAAACTATCTTGTTTGAATATTACAATCCAAGACGCAATCCTATTGTCCAGAAGCTTGGTGATTGGTTTTTGAATGTTTCGTCTAAGTCGTATTTGAAAACCAATGAAGTAGATTTGTATCCTACAGAAGCTTGCAATCCATATTGGAAGGTGTTGGCTTGGTAATCACCTCTATATTTAGACTTTACCGAATATCCATTTTCCTCATATCTAAAGATCTGTTTTGAATTTATGTTTACTCCCGCATAACCACCTATTCCAACCTTAAATCCAGTATCTTTGTCTTTTCCAAAGTTGAAATTCATTTGTACAGGCAATGTCAAATAAGTATTTCTCAACTTTGCATTCGTGTTTGCTGTATTTGGAAGGATTTCGAGTTGTTTTGCATTATTTACATTAAATTGATGTCCTTTTTTCAAATGTGATACATTGTAGTTGAATGTAATACCGTAAGACAATGATACATTGTTTTTCTTATCAAGTGGCGATGTGGCCATAAATCCCCATTCCCAATTCATGTTTTTTACATCTTCAAAAGCTGAATTTGGTATTAATCCATCAAATTTTCCAAAACCAAAACCAAAGATAGGTCGAAATTTTGTAGATAATTTCTTTACATCTTTCAAAGGATTTTTGTCTTTTACAATTTTGCTGAAATCAACGTCGTCGTCTTCTTCTATTATTACTTCCACAGCTTCAGCTGCTTCCATTGTATCCCAATCTTCAAACCACTGTGCATAGGTGATATTACTTGTTACTAGCTCAACCATACTTTCTGTTTTTGATTTTTCCAATTGAGCCAAGATGTACTTTTTCTCGTCTTGAGAGATACTACCATTTTTTGCTGCAAATTCTACTGCTTCAATTGCTTTTGTGTAGTTTTCTTTGTACGATTTCAAATCTTTAGAAATTTGTTCGTTTGAAACTTCTTGAGCAAATGCAATGCTTCCTACTAGCAAAGAAGCCAAAATCAATGTTTTTTTCATGATCTATATGTTTTTTAATTAGATTCGATTTTCTGATCTCAGTTTCCAATATCTCAATAATCCTGCCAAAGACATCCAGCAAGGGTTGGCATATTCGTAAATTTTGATTTCTCTTTCACTCAATCCTGATTTTGAATAGGTTTTATGTACAAATTGTATAAAATCTTGGGTTGCAATTTCTACATCAATATTGTTTTCAAAATATGGTTTGATGAAATTTGCCGAATTGTCCAGTTCTGTTTCCAGTTGTTCCAACAGTTCTGTGGGGTTGTGATGCTGAGCAAAATGAGTTAAATACAAAGATTTCGGTTGTTTGGCACGGATTTTCTCTATTGATTGTTTCCACAATTCGATGTTAATATCAGGCGGTGGGCAGGGCGGTATCACAGGTCCATTAGCGATTTTGCATCCTGCCACATCGCCTGTAAAAATGATATCGTCTAAGAAATAGCTGTTGTGATGTACGGCATGACCAGGAGTGTAAAGTACCTCGATGGTCGTATCGCCAAAATGGAGCAAATTGCCCTCGTCTGCCGCTATCAAAAGCGTTTGATCGATGGGTTGCATCGTATACCCCACAGCGTTTGCATTTGGTCTCCGTAGATCATTGCAGCCGAATTCCACAATTTTTCGGGATTGTGCAAATGTTTTATTCCATGAGGGCTTACGAAAATTTTCGTTCCGTTTTGAGCAAATTTCCAAGCCGCTCCTGCATGATCGAAGTGAATATGCGTAAGTAAAACTGCTTGAATATCCTTTGGTGTGTAACCAAAAGTTGCCAACGCCTGTTCGAGTTGTTTGAAAGTAGATTCAGGTCCCGATTCGATGAGTATAGGCCAATAGAGGTTTCTATAAGAAAAACCCCAATAGATTCTTCCGTGTTTTGAAAAGCAAGGTCTATGGTATGGATGTCCATTTTTATTGATGTTTGTTGCAAATATAGCGAATTAGCCAATTTTTCGAATAGAGATTACGGAAGAAAAAATCTGTTTTATTTCTCACTTTTATAAAAATTAAGAGGTTGTATTATCGACAGCCTCTTTAGGATAATAGTATTTGAATATAGAACAATCGAAAAGAACATTTAATATTTTGCAAACCATTCAAACTTTTTTTGAAATCTATTGTCTTCAAAAAACATGTCAACTGGATAATAATCAATTGTGTCTTTTTTGATAACTATTCTATGCTGTAGATTTGTAATATGCTTTTTATAAGAAAGAAATTTATGCGTAGAATTTTGCAAAGTTTTTATCACAAATTGAGTACAATATAACTCATTTTCATTGTCTGAAAATGTATAATTGAACTTTATGTTATTTTTCGACACTTCATCGATTCTATTTTGAATAATTTTTTTATCAAAAGGTATTGCATGATAAATAGAAATGTAATCAATGTTTTCTTTGGTTTTATCTAAAAAAGATTCTATTTTTTCTGAATGAAAAGAACTTTCTTTCGAAAAATCATTCATTACATGATATACTGTCCAATGGTTTTGATTATACAACAAAATTCCGACATGAGATACATCTTTATGGTGTAAATTAAACTTTTTAGCTAATCCACCTTCTTTAGACTCTGTTCCTCTAAAAATCAGATAAACAGAATCTTTATAAAGATTTTCAAGCAGAACATCCTCCGTATTTGAAGGATGTTTACATGAAAACAATGCTGAAATTACAACAATATTAACAAATAGTTTTTCGAGTATTTTCATTTATTTCAATCTAAATTCCAACCCAATGCTTGCATTGTTGAACTTATAGGTTTCTCCTGCGTGTTTGATTGTTGAATAAAAATCACTTTCATAAGACAATTTTACACCTACGCTGTATTTTGCACTTTGTGTAAGCATTGTTCCTACTTCAACTCGCATTCCAGTAGAAAAACCATCAAACGATTGTTTTTTTATATATTGTGTTTGTGAAGCAACCAATGATTTTCCATACAACCCAAATTCCAAAAACGGGGCGATGGTGTTTTCTTTTGTATCGGCAGAAATTCGCACAGATACAGGTACACTTATAAAATGATTGACTGTATTGGTTTTTAGATGATTTTCAAAAGTAGAACCGTTATACGCCAAACCTGTTCTAAAGGTTAAATTGTCTTTTTGAAAAACCGTCTTTTTCAAACCAGCAAACATATTTTGCCCAAACAAAGTACCGTGATTTGCTGTCATTACAGTTGTTAATCCCAATCCTGTTTCCAATGAAACTGTTTCTCTGTTTGTTTCTTGCCCATAACTTACCAAAGTTCCTGCAAGTAATAATGCGATTGTGTGTTTCATAATCTTTCAATATTATTTTATGAGTATCAAGGGGCGGATTCAAGTTATAAATGCAACTTTATCCTCGTGGTTAATATTTTGTAAATGTACTTGATTTGGAGTCAAAAATCCAAATCTTTTTCTTGGTCTATTGTTTAGTTTTTCTTCTACATATTTTATGTCTTTTTCTGTGATTAAATTAAAATTGTAATCCTTTGGAAAATACTGTCTTATAAGCCCATTTAAGTTTTCATTAGAACCTCTTTCCCAACTATGATAAGGCCTTGCAAAGTAATAATCTATTTCTAATGATGTGGCAATTTCCTTATGTAAGG
Coding sequences within it:
- a CDS encoding outer membrane beta-barrel protein — protein: MKKTLILASLLVGSIAFAQEVSNEQISKDLKSYKENYTKAIEAVEFAAKNGSISQDEKKYILAQLEKSKTESMVELVTSNITYAQWFEDWDTMEAAEAVEVIIEEDDDVDFSKIVKDKNPLKDVKKLSTKFRPIFGFGFGKFDGLIPNSAFEDVKNMNWEWGFMATSPLDKKNNVSLSYGITFNYNVSHLKKGHQFNVNNAKQLEILPNTANTNAKLRNTYLTLPVQMNFNFGKDKDTGFKVGIGGYAGVNINSKQIFRYEENGYSVKSKYRGDYQANTFQYGLQASVGYKSTSLVFKYDLDETFKNQSPSFWTIGLRLGL
- a CDS encoding MBL fold metallo-hydrolase, with the translated sequence MATFGYTPKDIQAVLLTHIHFDHAGAAWKFAQNGTKIFVSPHGIKHLHNPEKLWNSAAMIYGDQMQTLWGIRCNPSIKRF